One window from the genome of Actinoplanes teichomyceticus ATCC 31121 encodes:
- a CDS encoding SgcJ/EcaC family oxidoreductase codes for MSDAAALVSSAKKWATYYGEHANGRAGAVLTAPLRVRAAWDTGDAEALAAMFVDNGSMLLGDRQLTSRDEIRDYLTEAFAGDYRGSRLVEDIRDITELSGTVALAVGEGAIVPAGRDEPEPGAALRTMWVVVKRDGDWRVASWQSSPVTG; via the coding sequence GTGAGTGACGCCGCCGCTCTGGTTTCGAGCGCCAAGAAATGGGCCACCTACTACGGCGAGCACGCCAACGGGCGCGCCGGCGCCGTGCTCACCGCTCCGCTGCGCGTGCGCGCCGCCTGGGACACCGGCGACGCCGAGGCGCTGGCCGCGATGTTCGTCGACAACGGCAGCATGCTGCTCGGCGACCGGCAACTGACCAGCCGCGACGAGATCCGCGACTATCTCACCGAAGCGTTCGCCGGCGACTACCGCGGCTCGCGCCTGGTCGAGGACATCCGCGACATCACCGAGCTGTCCGGCACCGTCGCCCTCGCGGTGGGCGAGGGCGCGATCGTGCCCGCCGGGCGCGACGAACCCGAGCCGGGCGCGGCGCTGCGCACCATGTGGGTCGTGGTCAAACGGGACGGCGACTGGCGCGTCGCGTCCTGGCAGAGCAGCCCCGTCACCGGATGA
- a CDS encoding SgcJ/EcaC family oxidoreductase, whose amino-acid sequence MTSTSWGDATALLTAAGVAEDTGYYRGFTAPDEKAALTVAMRIQAAWAANDADAFADVFTDDGSLLLQDTQLTSREQIRDHMARGFAGGLKGARVLGGPVHVSFLTPEVAMVITEGGIVRPGERAVAPADQIRATWVITRRGGTPALVSHQSSPVHG is encoded by the coding sequence ATGACGTCCACCAGCTGGGGTGACGCCACCGCGCTGCTGACCGCGGCCGGAGTCGCCGAGGACACCGGCTACTACCGCGGCTTCACCGCCCCCGACGAGAAGGCGGCGCTCACGGTCGCCATGCGCATCCAGGCCGCCTGGGCCGCCAACGACGCCGACGCGTTCGCCGACGTGTTCACCGACGACGGCAGCCTGCTGCTGCAGGACACCCAGCTCACCTCGCGCGAGCAGATCCGTGACCACATGGCCCGGGGCTTCGCCGGCGGCCTCAAGGGCGCCCGCGTGCTCGGCGGCCCGGTGCACGTCAGCTTCCTCACCCCCGAGGTGGCCATGGTCATCACCGAGGGCGGCATCGTCCGCCCCGGCGAGCGGGCGGTCGCCCCCGCCGATCAGATCCGCGCCACCTGGGTGATCACCCGCCGCGGCGGTACCCCGGCCCTGGTCTCGCACCAGAGCAGCCCGGTCCACGGCTGA
- a CDS encoding SgcJ/EcaC family oxidoreductase — MSTTPAPVVAEGKGLDAYYGPFTSDREKAVLSVPLRLVQAWARNDADGVAQVFTEDATMILPGDVYKKGRDEIRSFMAAAYAGPFKGTGVTGSPVDLRFVADDVALIRTHGGILAPGQTEIEPELAVRSTWVCVRREGQWQLAGYQNSPRGAGATLRW, encoded by the coding sequence ATGTCCACCACCCCCGCGCCCGTCGTCGCCGAGGGCAAAGGCCTCGACGCCTACTACGGGCCGTTCACCAGCGACCGCGAGAAAGCCGTGCTGTCCGTACCGCTCCGGCTCGTGCAGGCGTGGGCCCGCAACGACGCCGACGGGGTCGCGCAGGTCTTCACCGAGGACGCCACGATGATCCTGCCCGGCGACGTCTACAAGAAGGGCCGCGACGAGATCCGCTCGTTCATGGCCGCCGCCTACGCCGGGCCGTTCAAGGGCACCGGCGTCACCGGCAGCCCCGTCGACCTTCGCTTCGTCGCCGACGACGTCGCCCTGATCCGCACCCACGGCGGCATCCTCGCCCCCGGGCAGACCGAGATCGAACCCGAGCTTGCGGTCCGCTCCACCTGGGTCTGCGTGCGCCGGGAGGGCCAGTGGCAGCTCGCCGGCTACCAGAACAGCCCGCGTGGCGCCGGCGCCACGTTGCGCTGGTGA
- a CDS encoding acyl-CoA dehydrogenase family protein, with the protein MTSTTVLSRADLVRRAADLVPLLRTHARWSEQHRRLHDETIEALADAGVFRLRVPARFGGYEADTATLHDVLTQLGRGDGAVAWTASVWTIPGWMVGMFPDEVQQEVYATPDVRVCGTLSPTATGTPVPGGLKLNGRWGFISGALHSHWQEVIAMAPTPDGAGQWPVVALVPIGDLELADDWDTAGLRGSGSVTTVARDVFVPRERIVPLPAVLAGRSASAANTELAMYRSPLLGVANASSMGTVIGLAQAARETFLDRLPTRKIAYTAYERQADASITHLQLADATLKIDEAQFHASRVTALVDEGRGGDGWTLEERARCRADMGAICRLGKEAVDLLALASGGSSLNLSNLMQRVVRDVYAVNLHALMVPSTNFELYGRVLCGLEPNSPYI; encoded by the coding sequence GTGACCAGCACGACCGTGTTATCGCGCGCGGACCTGGTCCGGCGCGCCGCCGACCTGGTGCCGCTGCTGCGCACCCACGCCCGCTGGAGCGAGCAGCACCGCCGCCTGCACGACGAGACGATCGAAGCACTGGCCGACGCCGGCGTGTTCCGGCTGCGCGTCCCGGCCCGCTTCGGCGGATACGAGGCCGACACCGCCACCCTGCACGACGTCCTCACCCAGCTCGGCCGCGGCGACGGCGCCGTGGCCTGGACCGCGTCGGTGTGGACCATCCCCGGCTGGATGGTCGGCATGTTCCCCGACGAGGTGCAGCAGGAGGTGTACGCCACCCCCGACGTGCGGGTGTGCGGGACGCTGAGCCCCACCGCGACCGGCACCCCCGTGCCCGGCGGCCTGAAACTCAACGGCCGGTGGGGGTTCATCAGCGGCGCGCTGCACAGCCACTGGCAGGAGGTCATCGCGATGGCCCCCACCCCGGACGGCGCCGGCCAGTGGCCCGTCGTCGCCCTGGTGCCCATCGGCGACCTGGAACTCGCCGACGACTGGGACACCGCCGGGTTGCGCGGCTCCGGCAGCGTCACCACCGTGGCCCGCGACGTGTTCGTCCCGCGGGAACGCATCGTGCCGCTACCCGCCGTGCTGGCCGGCCGGAGCGCGTCGGCGGCGAACACGGAGCTGGCGATGTACCGCAGCCCGCTGCTCGGCGTCGCCAACGCCTCGTCGATGGGCACGGTCATCGGGCTCGCCCAGGCCGCCCGGGAAACCTTCCTGGATCGCCTGCCCACCCGGAAGATCGCCTACACCGCGTACGAGCGGCAGGCCGACGCCTCGATCACCCACCTGCAGCTCGCCGACGCCACCCTCAAGATCGACGAGGCGCAGTTCCACGCCTCCCGGGTCACCGCCCTGGTCGACGAGGGCCGCGGCGGCGACGGGTGGACGCTGGAGGAGCGGGCCCGCTGCCGCGCCGACATGGGGGCGATCTGCCGGCTCGGCAAGGAGGCTGTCGACCTGCTCGCCCTGGCCAGCGGCGGCTCCTCGCTGAACCTGTCGAACCTCATGCAGCGCGTCGTGCGGGACGTGTACGCCGTCAACCTGCACGCCCTGATGGTTCCGTCGACCAACTTCGAGCTGTACGGCCGGGTGCTGTGCGGGCTGGAGCCGAACTCGCCGTACATCTGA
- a CDS encoding type I polyketide synthase produces the protein MSQDGEFPDAVAIIGMSCRFAPDLDSLEKFWAFLAGGRTAVADMPAKRWDPYAASNPQATAILRSTTRKGAFLDDIEGFDADFFGISPREADFLDPQQRIMLELAWEALHHAGLPPLSLRGTDAGVYVAANSNDYGRRLLEDLTRTGAWAVNGTTYYGIANRISYFLDLRGASMAVDTACAGSLTALHLACRSLCTGETPVALVGGVNIMATPALMVALDAAGATAPDGRSKAFDRTADGYGRGEGAGVLVLKRLADARRDGDRVLALIRGSGAFQDGRSDGMMAPRGDAQIHMLAQTYQRAGIDPATVDYVEAHGTGTPVGDREEAQALAGVFGAGRAPGDPCLIGSLKPNIGHVEAGSGIAGVIKTVLALQHGQLPPSLHTEPNPEFDWAASGLRLVGELTAWDTGGHPRRAGVSSYGVGGSISHVILEEAPAPTAHTAPDTDAAVRTYPLSAMSEPGLRALAARTADWLTEHPDAAPAAVAHTLTERRSHLPQRAAVVAAGTAEAAEKMRAFAAGETVAGVTAGRALPGAGNGVVWVFSGHGAQWPGMGRDLLRDAPAFGAAIDALDAVFDDELGWTPRAALTAGGPWTSVEVQALTVAVQIGLIAVWREHGCRPAAVIGHSVGEIAAAVCAGVLDPVEAARFACRRAKALAPLAGHGAMVLVGLPFDEVSDRLAGRVDVVAAIAAGPRSTVVSGDRDAVTALAERWRSPQVPVWSVDTDIAFHSPHADPAVPAVTEAADALHPRPARSTLYSTALDDPRDPAPRDGRYWATNLRAPVRFAAAVRAAAEDGHRIFLEVSSHPVVTHSITETLTGLGIDDTVVTGSLRRDRDEVSTLLAARAALYCAGAHLAGQPGGELADLPTAAWQHRPYWIFGAGGPDAGTGGGHDPRQHTLLGGRTTVSGAPPRQVWQTYLDMSCRPYPLDHEVVGVEITPAAVLINSFVHAAAGDDGRLPALSDVVLRTPLAVTPPRIVQTVLAENTARLSTRVVHDDDASGDPDEWITHSTATIDRVTEVEPGELDLSAIRGRCPQEWDWQRVDAMFRRMGVGGYAFPWDVNELLRNDQEQFADLTIVAPPAQHAASWAHVIDGALTISAVLVTPEYSEHQWMSSHIDAVAFRGEPPARITVHSVRSPRSPHDTVDVLIGDEHGDIVGLVRGLTFSAIEHEHTAAAPPHDLVHEITWRPLELTAGGHPEGTEIALLGDDATAARLAATGLPCHRLTTPDELTTLPAGTPLLVVVAPTAGPAGPVGASDPADAGEEAAWTLIRAAQCLSERQQAGDAAAPARLWCLTRGVREAADPAALAHAPLWGAARIIAGEHPEIWGGLTDLDGDTLDGTTLAAVLAGAAGQEDVIALSADGAAVPRLARIDRPAESAGLQCRPADTYLITGGLGALGLLVARWLADRGARRILLAGRRSLPPRAAWDQVTEPRVRRQIDGLLELEALGVTVRTVAVDITDASAVARALDPAVHGMPPIRGVVHAAGVVRDAMVDKTDRDQLRDVLDPKARGAMVLHELFPPGTLDFFVLFSSCGQFARLTGQATYAAANSFLDALARHRHAAGDTGTRSIGWTAWRGVGMSESITMTMLEANARGLDAVSVPEALRCWAFADRYASPYQAVLRVLPTPGARVPMLRELDATRNESTPDNGPQAVDWTALTPDELRERVAIAVGEQVAAELNLAAGDVDVRRPLVELGVDSVMTVALRVRLQRTFGLDLPPNILWSRPHIAALTDHITEALGTPA, from the coding sequence GTGAGCCAGGATGGGGAATTCCCGGATGCCGTGGCCATCATCGGAATGAGTTGCCGGTTCGCCCCCGATCTCGACTCCCTGGAGAAATTCTGGGCCTTTCTCGCCGGCGGGCGTACCGCCGTCGCCGACATGCCCGCCAAACGATGGGATCCCTACGCCGCGAGCAATCCGCAGGCCACCGCCATTTTGCGCAGCACCACCCGCAAAGGCGCTTTCCTCGACGACATCGAGGGCTTCGACGCTGATTTCTTCGGCATCTCCCCGCGCGAAGCCGACTTCCTGGACCCGCAGCAGCGGATCATGCTGGAACTCGCGTGGGAGGCGCTGCACCACGCGGGGCTGCCCCCGCTGTCGCTGCGCGGCACCGACGCCGGCGTGTACGTCGCCGCGAACTCCAACGACTACGGCCGCCGCCTGCTCGAAGACCTCACCCGCACCGGCGCGTGGGCGGTCAACGGCACCACCTACTACGGCATCGCCAACCGCATCTCCTACTTCCTGGACCTGCGCGGAGCCAGCATGGCCGTCGACACCGCCTGTGCCGGCTCGCTGACCGCGTTGCACCTGGCCTGCCGGAGCCTGTGCACCGGCGAGACCCCGGTCGCGCTGGTCGGCGGCGTCAACATCATGGCCACCCCCGCGCTGATGGTCGCGCTCGATGCGGCCGGCGCGACCGCCCCCGACGGGCGCAGCAAGGCCTTCGACAGGACCGCCGACGGCTACGGCCGCGGTGAGGGCGCCGGGGTGCTCGTGCTCAAGCGGCTTGCCGACGCCCGCCGCGACGGCGACCGGGTCCTGGCCCTGATCCGTGGCTCCGGCGCCTTCCAGGACGGCCGCTCCGACGGCATGATGGCCCCTCGCGGCGACGCTCAGATCCACATGCTGGCGCAGACGTACCAGCGGGCCGGCATCGACCCGGCGACCGTGGACTACGTCGAGGCGCACGGCACCGGCACCCCCGTGGGTGACCGCGAGGAGGCCCAGGCGCTCGCCGGGGTGTTCGGCGCCGGGCGCGCTCCCGGGGACCCGTGCCTGATCGGCTCGCTCAAGCCGAACATCGGCCACGTCGAGGCGGGCTCGGGCATCGCCGGGGTCATCAAGACGGTCCTGGCGCTGCAGCACGGCCAGCTGCCGCCGAGCCTGCACACCGAGCCGAACCCGGAATTCGACTGGGCCGCCTCAGGCCTGCGGCTGGTTGGCGAGCTGACGGCCTGGGACACCGGCGGGCATCCCCGCCGCGCCGGGGTGTCCAGCTACGGCGTCGGCGGCTCGATCTCCCACGTCATCCTCGAAGAAGCACCCGCCCCCACCGCCCACACAGCGCCGGACACGGACGCCGCCGTGCGCACCTATCCGCTGTCGGCGATGTCGGAGCCCGGGCTGCGCGCGCTCGCCGCCCGCACCGCCGACTGGCTCACCGAGCACCCCGACGCCGCGCCCGCGGCGGTGGCGCACACTCTCACCGAGCGCCGCTCGCACCTGCCGCAACGCGCCGCCGTCGTGGCCGCCGGCACCGCCGAAGCCGCCGAGAAGATGCGCGCCTTCGCGGCGGGGGAGACAGTCGCCGGGGTCACCGCCGGACGCGCCCTGCCCGGCGCCGGGAACGGCGTCGTCTGGGTCTTCTCCGGGCACGGCGCGCAATGGCCGGGCATGGGCCGCGACCTGCTGCGCGACGCACCGGCGTTCGGCGCCGCGATCGACGCGCTCGACGCTGTGTTCGACGACGAACTGGGCTGGACCCCGCGCGCCGCGCTCACCGCCGGCGGACCCTGGACCAGCGTCGAAGTGCAAGCCCTCACCGTCGCGGTCCAGATCGGGCTGATCGCGGTGTGGCGCGAGCACGGCTGCCGGCCGGCAGCCGTCATCGGCCACTCGGTAGGGGAGATCGCCGCCGCGGTGTGCGCCGGCGTGCTCGACCCGGTCGAGGCCGCCCGCTTCGCCTGCCGCCGCGCCAAGGCCCTCGCCCCGCTCGCCGGGCACGGCGCGATGGTTCTGGTCGGGCTGCCCTTCGACGAGGTGAGTGACCGGCTCGCCGGCCGCGTCGACGTGGTCGCCGCCATCGCCGCCGGCCCCCGCTCGACCGTCGTGTCCGGCGACCGTGACGCGGTGACCGCGCTCGCCGAGCGGTGGCGCAGCCCTCAGGTGCCCGTCTGGAGCGTCGACACCGACATCGCGTTCCACAGCCCGCACGCTGATCCGGCCGTGCCCGCGGTGACCGAGGCCGCCGACGCCCTGCATCCTCGGCCCGCCCGCAGCACGCTCTACAGCACCGCGCTGGACGACCCCCGCGACCCGGCGCCTCGCGACGGCCGCTACTGGGCCACCAACCTGCGCGCCCCGGTACGCTTCGCCGCCGCCGTGCGCGCCGCCGCCGAGGACGGCCACCGGATCTTCCTGGAGGTCTCCAGCCATCCCGTGGTGACGCACTCCATCACCGAGACGCTCACCGGGCTCGGCATCGACGACACCGTGGTCACCGGATCACTGCGCCGCGACCGCGACGAGGTGAGCACCCTGCTGGCCGCCCGCGCCGCCCTGTACTGCGCCGGCGCGCATCTCGCCGGTCAGCCCGGCGGCGAGCTCGCCGACCTGCCCACCGCGGCGTGGCAGCACCGCCCGTACTGGATCTTCGGTGCGGGCGGGCCCGACGCGGGCACCGGCGGCGGCCACGATCCCCGGCAGCACACCCTGCTCGGTGGCCGCACCACGGTCAGCGGCGCCCCGCCCCGGCAGGTGTGGCAGACCTACCTCGACATGTCGTGCCGGCCGTACCCGCTGGACCACGAGGTCGTGGGCGTCGAGATCACCCCGGCCGCCGTGCTGATCAACAGCTTCGTGCACGCCGCGGCCGGCGACGACGGGCGGCTGCCCGCGCTGTCCGACGTGGTGCTGCGTACCCCGCTCGCCGTCACCCCGCCGCGCATCGTGCAGACCGTGCTCGCCGAGAACACCGCCCGCCTGTCCACCCGCGTCGTGCACGACGACGACGCGAGCGGTGACCCCGACGAGTGGATCACCCATTCCACCGCCACCATCGACCGGGTCACCGAGGTCGAACCCGGCGAACTGGACCTGAGCGCGATCCGCGGGCGCTGCCCGCAGGAGTGGGACTGGCAGCGCGTCGACGCGATGTTCCGCCGCATGGGCGTCGGCGGGTACGCGTTCCCCTGGGATGTCAACGAGCTGCTGCGCAACGACCAGGAGCAGTTCGCCGACCTCACCATCGTGGCGCCGCCCGCCCAGCATGCGGCCAGCTGGGCGCACGTCATCGACGGCGCCCTGACCATCAGCGCCGTGCTGGTCACCCCGGAGTACTCCGAGCACCAGTGGATGTCCTCGCACATCGACGCCGTGGCGTTCCGCGGCGAACCACCGGCCCGCATCACCGTGCACTCGGTGCGCTCGCCCAGGTCCCCGCACGACACCGTGGACGTGCTCATCGGCGACGAGCACGGCGACATCGTCGGGCTCGTGCGGGGCCTCACGTTCTCCGCCATCGAACACGAGCACACCGCTGCCGCCCCGCCCCACGACCTGGTGCACGAGATCACCTGGCGGCCCCTGGAGCTGACCGCCGGCGGCCACCCCGAGGGCACCGAGATCGCCCTGCTCGGCGACGACGCGACCGCCGCCCGGCTCGCCGCCACCGGCCTGCCCTGCCACCGTCTCACCACCCCCGACGAACTGACCACCCTGCCGGCCGGCACCCCGCTGCTGGTCGTGGTCGCCCCCACCGCCGGCCCGGCCGGCCCGGTCGGCGCGAGCGATCCGGCCGACGCGGGGGAGGAGGCCGCCTGGACGCTGATCCGTGCCGCGCAATGCCTCAGCGAACGCCAGCAGGCCGGTGACGCCGCCGCGCCGGCTCGGCTGTGGTGCCTCACCCGCGGCGTACGCGAGGCTGCCGACCCGGCCGCGCTGGCGCACGCACCGCTGTGGGGGGCCGCCCGGATCATCGCCGGGGAGCACCCCGAGATCTGGGGCGGCCTGACCGACCTCGACGGCGACACCCTCGACGGCACCACGCTGGCGGCAGTGCTCGCCGGCGCCGCCGGGCAGGAGGACGTCATCGCCCTGTCCGCGGACGGCGCCGCCGTACCCCGGCTCGCCCGCATCGACCGGCCCGCCGAGTCCGCCGGGCTGCAGTGCCGCCCCGCCGACACCTACCTGATCACCGGCGGGCTCGGCGCACTCGGCCTGCTCGTCGCCCGCTGGCTGGCCGACCGTGGCGCCCGGCGCATCCTGCTCGCCGGGCGGCGCAGCCTGCCCCCGCGGGCCGCCTGGGACCAGGTCACCGAGCCGCGGGTGCGCCGCCAGATCGACGGCCTGCTCGAACTCGAGGCGCTCGGCGTGACCGTGCGCACGGTCGCCGTCGACATCACCGACGCGTCCGCGGTGGCCCGCGCGCTGGACCCGGCCGTGCACGGCATGCCCCCGATCCGCGGGGTCGTGCACGCCGCCGGGGTGGTCCGCGACGCCATGGTCGACAAGACCGATCGCGACCAGCTGCGCGACGTGCTCGACCCGAAGGCCCGCGGTGCGATGGTGCTGCACGAGTTGTTCCCGCCCGGCACGCTCGACTTCTTCGTGCTGTTCTCCTCGTGCGGGCAGTTCGCCCGGCTCACCGGCCAGGCCACCTATGCCGCCGCGAACTCGTTCCTCGACGCGCTCGCCCGGCACCGGCACGCCGCCGGCGACACGGGCACCCGCAGCATCGGCTGGACCGCGTGGCGCGGCGTCGGCATGTCCGAGTCCATCACCATGACCATGCTGGAGGCCAACGCGCGCGGCCTGGACGCCGTGTCGGTACCCGAGGCGCTGCGCTGCTGGGCGTTCGCGGACCGCTACGCCAGCCCCTATCAGGCGGTGCTGCGGGTGCTGCCGACCCCCGGAGCCCGGGTGCCGATGTTGCGCGAGCTGGACGCCACCCGCAACGAGTCCACGCCGGACAACGGACCGCAGGCCGTCGACTGGACCGCGCTGACACCGGACGAGCTGCGCGAGCGCGTCGCCATCGCCGTCGGCGAGCAGGTCGCCGCCGAACTCAACCTGGCCGCGGGCGACGTTGACGTACGCCGGCCCCTGGTCGAGCTCGGCGTCGACTCCGTGATGACCGTTGCGCTGCGGGTCCGGCTGCAACGCACCTTCGGTCTCGACCTGCCACCCAACATCCTCTGGAGCCGGCCGCACATCGCCGCGCTCACCGATCACATCACCGAAGCACTCGGCACCCCGGCCTGA
- a CDS encoding GMC family oxidoreductase encodes MYDYIIVGAGSAGCVLAARLSEDPGVRVCLVEAGPADTADNIHVPVAFGQLFRTELDWDYDTHEEPALDRRRVYLPRGRVLGGTSSTNTMIYIRGARNDFDGWQQPGWSFDEMLPYFKRSEDNERGASAYHGTGGPLAVSDPRTRNPMSTAFVEAAGQAGYGFNDDFNGPTQDGFGFFQLTQRDGRRASTATAFLHPAADRPNLTVLTHVRVHRVLIENGRAVGVTGTRLDETLTLHAEREVIVAAGAYNSPQLLMLSGVGPAPLLSGFGVPVLADLPEVGQNLQDHALIPLVYTHAQPISLIAAGTPEDLAEFTRHGRGPMTANGPQAGGFVRTSEELSDPDVEFLAAPVMFADSGLGTPTHHALSFGPSMIAPRSRGSVSLALPDPTAKPRIVHNYFTDERDLDDAVHATRIALRIAGQKALATFTEGRHAPPASDSDDDLRAYVRQYAHSIYHPGGTCAMGAVVDDQLRVYGIDGLRVVDASVLPTMIRGNPNAPVIAIAEKAADLIAGRTPLPVEAVAAVH; translated from the coding sequence GTGTACGACTACATCATCGTCGGCGCCGGCTCGGCGGGCTGCGTGCTCGCCGCCCGGCTGTCCGAGGACCCCGGCGTCCGCGTCTGCCTCGTCGAAGCCGGCCCCGCCGACACCGCCGACAACATCCACGTCCCGGTCGCCTTCGGGCAACTGTTCCGCACCGAGCTCGACTGGGACTACGACACCCACGAGGAACCCGCCCTCGACCGCCGCCGCGTCTACCTGCCCCGCGGCCGGGTCCTCGGCGGCACCAGTTCCACCAACACCATGATCTACATCCGGGGTGCGCGCAACGACTTCGACGGCTGGCAGCAGCCCGGCTGGAGCTTCGACGAGATGCTGCCCTACTTCAAACGCTCGGAGGACAACGAGCGCGGCGCATCGGCGTACCACGGCACCGGCGGCCCGCTCGCGGTGTCCGACCCGCGCACCCGCAATCCCATGTCCACCGCCTTCGTCGAAGCCGCCGGCCAAGCCGGGTACGGCTTCAACGACGACTTCAACGGCCCGACCCAGGACGGCTTCGGCTTCTTCCAGCTCACCCAGCGCGACGGCCGGCGCGCCAGCACCGCCACCGCGTTCCTGCACCCCGCCGCCGACCGGCCCAACCTCACCGTGCTCACCCACGTGCGCGTGCACCGGGTGCTCATCGAGAACGGGCGGGCGGTCGGCGTCACCGGCACCCGCCTCGACGAGACGCTCACCCTGCACGCCGAGCGCGAGGTCATCGTGGCCGCCGGCGCGTACAACTCGCCGCAGCTGCTCATGCTCTCCGGCGTCGGCCCGGCGCCGCTGCTGAGCGGGTTCGGTGTGCCCGTGCTCGCCGACCTGCCCGAGGTGGGGCAGAACCTGCAGGACCACGCGCTGATCCCACTGGTCTACACCCATGCGCAGCCGATCAGCCTGATCGCCGCGGGCACCCCGGAGGACCTGGCGGAATTCACCCGGCACGGCCGCGGCCCGATGACCGCGAACGGACCGCAGGCCGGGGGCTTCGTGCGTACCTCCGAGGAGCTCTCCGATCCCGACGTGGAGTTTCTGGCCGCACCGGTGATGTTCGCCGACAGCGGCCTCGGCACCCCCACCCACCACGCGCTGTCGTTCGGGCCTTCGATGATCGCGCCGCGCAGCCGCGGCAGCGTGAGCCTCGCGCTGCCCGACCCCACCGCCAAACCCAGGATCGTGCACAACTACTTCACCGACGAGCGTGACCTCGACGACGCGGTCCACGCCACCCGCATCGCGCTGCGCATCGCCGGGCAGAAGGCGCTGGCCACCTTCACCGAGGGCCGTCACGCGCCCCCGGCCTCGGACTCCGACGACGACCTGCGCGCCTACGTCCGCCAGTACGCGCACTCCATCTACCACCCCGGCGGCACCTGTGCCATGGGCGCCGTCGTCGACGACCAGCTGCGCGTGTACGGCATCGACGGACTGCGCGTGGTCGACGCGTCGGTGCTGCCCACCATGATCCGCGGCAACCCGAACGCCCCGGTCATCGCCATCGCCGAGAAGGCCGCCGACCTCATCGCGGGCCGCACGCCGCTGCCCGTCGAAGCCGTCGCGGCCGTCCACTGA